The genomic segment GTGGGTTATTGTCCATTATGGTTAAGACTAAGGTGAAGAGTGAGGAGCAGAAAGTTAAGTAATAGGGAGGTAAGGTTTTTAACACCAGTTACCCATTAATTAACTCAATGAGCATTTCAAGTGAGACTGAGCAGAGGGTTGTCTGCCCATACTGTGGCTTAACGGATTGGGTTCTGGTTCAGCCAATTAATAGGAGGGATAGTAGAGGATTCCTAGTGAGTGTAATGCTTTGCAGATGCAATAACTGTGGAAGAGTATTCTATGTATTTAAGTATAGGTTCAGGAGCATTACATATAAGCTTGAAAACCTGGCTACTTAACATTAATTTAAATGTTTACTGCAGCATGCAATGCATTATTAAGCATGGTTGAAAGAGTTTGGATTAATGTTTTAAGAGTAAGATTTATATACATTAACAACGCCAATTACCAATGCCTGAAATACCACTAGCCCCCATAGAGAGGATCTTCAAAAAAGCAGGAGCGGAGAGAGTGGGTGAGGATGCTGTTATTGCGTTAAGGGATGTGTTGGAGAACGTTGCCTACGAGGTCTCTGTAAAGAGCATTGAATTAGCGAAGCATGCGGGCAGGAAAACTGTGAGCGCAGATGATGTTAAGGCTGTTGTAAGGATCTTCAGGTGCATTAACTTATCATGAGCATTAAAGTACCTTACGTACCGACCCC from the Caldivirga maquilingensis IC-167 genome contains:
- a CDS encoding histone family protein; this translates as MPEIPLAPIERIFKKAGAERVGEDAVIALRDVLENVAYEVSVKSIELAKHAGRKTVSADDVKAVVRIFRCINLS